TAAGCGCGCCGTCGTTAATCGCTTTATGCACCGCGCGTGCCGCCGCTTCGCCATCGCCCGCCTCAAGCGCTTCCAGCAAATCATCATAATTATGATGACCGCGCACAAAATCGTCGGACTGCGGATAGAGATAGTTAAAGCACGGGCCGATGCGCATCCAGAGCTGCTCAATCAGCGACACCAGCGTTGGCATTTCAGCCCAATTGTAGAGCTGAAAACGAAACGCGCGGTTGGCCTGCAAAGCCTGCTCGACACTGTCGGACATTTTGGCTTCGCGAAACGCGTCACAGAGTTCACGCAGGTGAGCCATACGCGCTGGCGTCATATTTTTCGCCGCCGCTTCCGCCGCCATTCCTTCAAGGTTTTTACGGATCTTCGTCACTTCGTCGTAACGCGCCTGGCTGATTTCCGGCACCAGAAACGCCTGCGCCGGGGTCGCGTTGAGCGCGCCGGAGGAGACCAGTCGCAGCAGCGCTTCGCGTACCGGCGTGATGCTGATCCCCAGTTGATCGGCGATTTCTTTCGTGACCAGACGGGCACCCGGACGCAGGCTGCCAACGATAAGGGCGTTTTTCAATCTCACTTCCACTTGCATGGTTAAACTCAGGCGTTGCGCTTTTTCCAGATCCAACATGTTTATTTCCTGTCGTAAAAAATTTACTTTGTATTAGCAGGCGCTTAACTAACGTCTCGTCATCCTGACCAGAGGATATATTCTATATCTTTGATAACACGGTTTTTATGGTCAGGAAAACCAAAAATAACCAAAACGTTCACTGACCAGTACGACAACCATTAAGGTATTGACCTAATGAAACGACTGTCCCGTAAGCTTCTCTCACTTTCTGTGGCGCTTTCTTTATTCGCTCCGCTCAGTCAGGCCAGTTCGCTGACGATTGCGCAGCCTACTTCCGCTACTGCCATGGATCCCGGCTTCCTGAAAGAAGCCGCGACCTTGGTGGATAACGTTTTCGATACTCTGGTGCTGCGCGATGCGCAGATGCAACTGAAACCCGGCCTCGCCACCCAGTGGGAAGCCATCAACGACACCACATGGCAGTTCGATTTACGTAAGGATGTCAAATTTACCAACGGCGAGCCAGTCAATGCCGCGGCGGTGAAATTCTCCATCGACCGTATTCTCGACCCGGCCAACCACGCCCCCACCATTTCTTATATTCGTACGATTAAATCGGTAGAGGTCACCGGCGACTATCAGGTGCGTATTCACACCAACGGCCCCGATCCGCTCCTGCCCACGCGCATGAGTCGTTATCCGGCCTATATCGTGCCGCCTGGTTATGTAAGTAAAGCCGGTGCTGCGGAATTTGCACGAAAACCTGTCGGAAGTGGCGCTTATATCGTCAAAACGTTCATTCCCGATGAGCGTGTTGTGATGGAGGCCAACCCGAACTACTGGCGCGGCAAGCCGTCAATCGATGAAGTGACCTGGCGCCCTATCCCGGAAGCAACCGCGCGCATTACGGCGCTGCTGACCGGCGAGGCGCAGCTGGTGGAAGGCGTTCCGGCGGATCTCGCACCGCTGGTGAAAAGCAAACCCGGCGTGAAGCTTGAGCAGGTCAAAGGCGGCGGGCTGACGATTTATCTCGGCATTAAAAACAGTGAGCCGCCGCTGAACGACGTGCGCGTGCGCCAGGCGCTGTCGCTGGCGCTGAACCGCGACGCCTATACGCAGTCGCTGCTGCACGGCTTCGGCACGCCGACCGGCACGCTGGCAGGCCCGAAAGACTATGGCTATAAAGCCATTGCCGCGCCGAAACAGGACAGGGAAAAAGCCAAAGCGCTGCTGAAAGAGGCAGGCTACCCGCAGGGCTTTACCGTTAAATTCCAGGCACCGCGCCGTTATATCGCCAGCGCTGACGTAGGCCAGGCCATTGTGGCCGATCTCGCCGCTATCGGCGTAAAAGCGCAGCTCGAAGTGCCGGAGTGGTCGGTCTACACCCAGCAGGTGGCGTCCGGCAAACAGGCACCGCTCTATATGCTGGGCTGGGGCTCCACCCAGACGCTGGACGCCGACGCCGCGCTCTACCCGGTGCTGCACGGGGGCGAGCCGTACTCAACGGTGAGCGATCCGGCACTGGATAAGCTCCTGAACGACAGTCGTGCCACGGTGGATGCCGCGAAGCGTAAAGCTCTGCTGGAGCAGATTCAGGAGCGCGTCGCGACCGAACAGCCGCTGATCCCGCTCTACCGCGAAGACGCGATTTACGCCTCCAGTGACAACGTCACGTTTAAAGGCCGTGAAGACGCCCGCGTGTCGTTGTTCGATATGAGGGTGAAATGATCTTCCCTGGCCGTTACGCATCCCGTTCACGTCGCCGTCCCCTGCCGGGGGACGGCCTTCTCGGCGGCGCGCTGCTGGCTGTCCTTATCCTAGCAGCGCTGCTCTCTCCCTGGCTGCCGTTACCCGATCCGCTGCAAAGCGATCTCGCGGCGGTCTTTCAGGCTCCCGGCCCGCAGCACTGGCTGGGTGCCGATCAACTGGGCCGCGACGTGCTCTCGCGCATTCTCGCCGGTGCCCGTCTTTCGCTGTTCGTGGTGATTATCGCCGCCCTCATCGCCGCCACCATGGGCACGCTGATGGGCATGGTGGCCGGTTACTTCGGCGGCTGGGTCGATGCGCTCATCATGCGGCTTATCGACATTCAGCTGGCGGTGCCGTTTATTCTGCTGATCCTGCTGGTGATGGCGCTGTTTGGCACCTCGCTTGCTAACATTATTGTGATTATGGGCGTGACCAGCTGGGCGATTTACGCCCGCGTGGCGCGCGCCAGAACGCTGGAAATCCGCGAGCTGGAGTACATTGAAGCCGCGAGAACCATGGGTTTTTCGCACCTGCGTATTATGCTGCGCCATATTTTACCGGCGCTCGCGACGCCGCTGCTGGTACTGCTGACGCTCGATATTCCGCGCCTGATTGTGCTGGAAGCCTCCGTCGGCTTTCTCGGCATGGGCATCCAGCCGCCGACGCCGACGCTTGGCAATCTTATCGGCGAAGGCCGGGCCTATATGCTGCTCGCGCCGTGGCTGGTGGTCTGGCCCGGCTGCGCCATCGCGATGCTGGTGGTGGGCTGTAACCTGCTCGGCGACTACTGGCTACGCACTACCCAGGCGAGGGTCGAATAATGGCGCGCTATCTGATTTCCCGTTTTTTCCAGGCGCTGCTGGTGATGTTCGGCGTCTCGCTGCTGATATTTTTCAGCCTGCATCTGACAGGCGATCCGGCGGCCGTGATGATGCCGCCGGGTGCCACCACGCAGGAGATTGCCGATTTTCGTCACGCGATGGGCTTTGACAGGCCGCTGCTCACCCAATACGCCGATTACGCGGGACACCTTCTGCGCGGCGATCTGGGGGATTCCCTGCGCTTTGGCCAGCCGGTCTCCGCGCTCATTGCCGAGCGTCTGCCCGCCACCGCGCTGCTGGCACTGACGGCGCTCGCCTGGAGCACGCTCGCGGGGCTGGCGCTGGGGCTGGTGAGCGCGCTGTGGCGCGACACTATCTGGGACCTGCTGGCGCGTCTGGTGGCCTTCAGCGGCCAGGCGGTGCCGGTTTTCTGGCTGGGGCTGCTGATGATTTTGTTCTTCAGCCTGCAGCTGCGCCTGCTGCCCTCCGGCGGCTACGGCGAGCCGTTACAGCTCGTCATGCCTGCTGTCTGTCTTGGCGCATACTATATGAGCGCGATGGCGCGTCTGGTGCGTGCCAGCCTGATTGACGTGCTGGACCAGGATTACATCCGCACCGCGCGCGCCAAAGGGCTCAGCGCCTGGCGGGTGCTGGTGCGTCACGGGCTTCGCAACGCGCTAATCCCAGTTGTGACCGTACAGGGCATTTCGCTCGCCGCGCTGCTTGGCGGCGCGCTGGTGACAGAGATTATTTTCGCCTGGCCGGGCATTGGCCGCCTGGCGGTGCAGGCTATCCAGAACCGCGATTTTCCGCTGGTGCAGGGCGTGGTATTGCTCGCCGCACTGACGTTCGTGGTGGTGAACCTGCTGATTGATTTGCTTTACCTGGTACTGAATCCAAGGATACGTTTATGACCGTTCAGCCGCATGCCAGCCTGGATGCGACCCTGGAGCTGCTCTCTTCTCTTACCGCCTGGCAAAGCGTGGCGGACCAGCCGGATGAGCAGCGATCTCTCGCCGCCTGGCTCGAAGCCTGGCTTATCGACGCACTGGACGCCGAGGTGATATTGCCGGTGGCGCAACAGCCCACCGGCAGCCCGCCGCTGGTGCATGTCCGCGTGGACATCGGCGCGCCCGACACGCTGGTGCTCTACAACATGTATGACGTCATGCCCGCCGATGCAGAGGGCTGGCAGGTTGATCCGTTCTCCGGCGGCATTCGCCACTGGGCCGATAAAGGCGATGTGTTTATTTCGCGCGGCGCGGAGAACAACAAAGGCCCGCTCGCCGGCATGCTCACCGTCGTGCGCGATTTGTGGGAGAGCGGCAGGCTCACCACCAATCTGGAGATCCTGCTGGAGGGCGAAGAAGAATGTGGCAGCGGTACGCTCCGGCGCTATCTCGCCCGCACACCCTGCCCGGTTTCGCCCGCGCTCGCCGTGCTATTTCCGTCGCTGTGCGAATATGGCGGCGGCGCGCCGCGGCTCTATCTTGGCTTTACCGGCATGACCGCAGGCCGTCTGCGCGTCGCGGGCGGCGACTGGGGCGGCCCGCAGGCCGCCATTCATGCGAGCAACGCGGCGTGGATAGCCAACCCCGCGTGGCGGCTGGTGCAGGCGCTCGCCGCCATCGCGCCCGCCGGGCGCAACGGCGTGCTGGAAACGCTGCCGCTGGATGACGCCGCGCTGAGTATCCTGGACGAGCTGGCCCCGCAGTTCAGCATTGCCGATGAACTGACGATGCGCAAAAGCCAGCGGCTGACGATTTCAGGCGACACCCGCGAGGCGCTGGCGTTTTTACTTGGCAGCGCGGTGCTGAACTTAAGCGAGATCCGCACTACGCCCCTGCCGGGCCGCGGCATTATCCCCCCGCTCGCCTGCGCCGAATTCGCGCTGCGCACGCCGCCGGGCAGTTCACCGGATATATTGCTCGACGCCATGCGCGCGTCGCTCTCTCATCTGGAGATAACAGGCGTGGAGCTGGTTGTTGATGACAGCTACCCCGGCAGGCGCTTTTCGGCTGACGACGCAGGCGTGATGGAACTTATCAATAGCTATCACCAGCAGCAGACGCGCCCGCAGATCTGGCCCTGGGCGCCCGGTTGCGCGCCAGCTTACGCCTTTGCGCCCGTCGCGCCCGCGTTTCTTATCGGCGGGCTCGGCTATGGCGGCAACGCGCACGGCGTGAATGAGTTTGTCACCCTGCGCGGGCTTACGCGCTATACCCGGTCGCTGCGCGACTGGCTGCTCTCATTCTGACGGATTCAGGAGATAACCATGCGATTTCTCACCGGCCAGCAGGTGGCGGCGCTCGGCGGGCTTGACCCGCACGCCGCACTCAGTGACGTCACCGACGCGACGCTGCTGATGGCGGCAGGCGATGCCGTGATGCCCGCCGAAACGCACGTGCCGCTCGATACCGCGCCGGGTAAGGTTTACGCCCTGCCCGCGCGCGTGGGCGGGCGGTTTAACGCCACCGGCGTGAAGTGGACGGCGCACCGCCCGCAGCCGCAGGACGCGCTTCCGATGGCGCTGACGGTGACGCTCATCAATCGCGCGGACACCGGCGTGCCGGTGGGGCTGGTGGAGAGCGGCGGCCTGACGGCGGTGCGTACCGCCGCGGTCTCGGCGCTCGCCCTGCGCCACGCCGCGCCGCGCGAGGTGAAACGCGTCCTGCTGCTCGGCGCGGGCGTACAGGCGCGCGCGCACCTGGAGATGTTACGCGCGCACTTTCCGGCGCTCTCATGTTTAGGGTTGTGGAACCGCACGCCCGCGCGGCTGGAAAGTATGCCCGTCGCGGCGTTGCCGTTCCCGTGTGAAATCTACGGCGATCTTCGTGAGGCGCAGAAACAGCCGTGGGACGCCGTTATCACCTGCACCGGCGCGCAAAAGCCGTTTCTCGGCCCGGAATGGTGCCAGCCGGGGCGGCTTATCATGCAGATTGGCTATCACGAAGTGCGTTTTGCGGCGATTAAACGCGCCACCCAGGTGGTGGTGGACGCCTGGGGGGAGTTTCGCCACACCAGCGCCAAAAGCCTGTTCCAGATGTACCGCGCGGGCGAATTTGCCGATGACGGCTGGTCAGCGGATCTCGCGGCACTGTTAACGGGCGCATGGCGCGCAGCGCCGGACGACTGCGTTTACTTTTCGTCGTTCGGGCTGAACGTGTTTGATATCGCGCTCGCCGCCCGCGTGTTGCAGCGCGCGGCGCAGGAGAATGTCGGCACCGCGTTGCCGCTCTTTGGCGTCGCTTAAGCGCTTTCGCGCAGGCGCAACGCCTGGTGAATATCCGGCGCGCTGTCGATAAGCCGCCGGGTATACGCATGGGCAGGCGTTTGCAGTACCTGACGCGTCGGCCCTTCCTCCACCACGTTCCCGAGATAGAGCACTAAAACGCGATCGCAGAGCTGACGCACCGCCTGGAGATCGTGGCTGATAAAGAGCACCGACAGCCCAAGCTTATCGCGAAGCTCCGCCAGCAGGCGCAGGATCTGGCCTCTCACCGGCAAATCGAGCGCCGCCACCGCTTCATCCGCCACCAGCAGTTCCGGCTCCAGCGCCAGTGCGCGGGCAATGGCGATTCGCTGGCGCTGTCCGCCGGAGAACGCCGCCGGACGCCGCTGCGCCCATTCAGGCTTAAGCCCGACCAGCGTCATCAGTTCGCTCACCCGTTCGGCAATCGCCGCGCCGTGGCGCAGGCCGTGCACCCGCAGCGGCTCGGCGAGCTGATCGCCGACACTCATGCGCGGATCGAGGCTCGCGTAAGGATCCTGAAAAATCATCTGCGCGCGGCGGCGCACGCGTTTTTGCTCCGTTCGGCTCGCCTGCGCCATATCGACGCCGTCAAAAAGGATCTGGCCGCTGTCGGCCTCGATAAGCCCGATAGCCGCGCGCCCGAGCGTCGTTTTGCCGGAGCCGGATTCGCCAATAAGCCCAACGATTTCGCCTCGCGCCACGCTAAAGGTAGTCGGGTGCAGTACACGCTGGCGCTCTGAGGGCATAAACGGCAGCCGTGCGCGGCGTGCAAAGCTTTTCACGATACCCGTCACCTGCAACAGCGGCGTGTCATTATGCGCCACCACACGTGCAGGCGGCTCCTGCGGTGTTGAAGCCGCAATCAGCCGCCGCGTCCAGTCGGCCTGTGGCGAAGTAAAGAGCGGCTCCACCGGCCCCTGCTCGACAATTTCGCCGCCGTTCATCACGCAGGCGCGATCGGCATAGCGCGCCACCACGCTAAGATCGTGTGTCACCAGCAGCACGCCCATGCCCATCTCCTGCTGGAGATCTTTCAGCAGGCCGAGGATTTGCGCCTGAAGCGTGACGTCCAGCGCGGTGGTCGGCTCATCGGCAATCAGCAGATCCGGTTTGCCGCTGATGGCGCTGGCTATCATCACCCGCTGGCGCATCCCGCCGGAGAGCTGGTGAATATACTGGCGCGCCCGTTTTTCCGGCTCGCCGATGCCGACATGGCCCAGCAGCGCCACCGCCTCGCGGGAGGCCGCTTTCCAGCCCAGCCCGCGATGGCGCACCAGCACTTCGGCAATCTGCTCGCCCACTTTCAGCACCGGGTTCATGCTGCTCATCGGCTCCTGGAAAATCATGGCGATGTGGCGACCGCGCAGGCCCGCCGGGTATGGCGCATCAGGGAGAATGGGCGTGGTATCGTCAAAGCAAATCTCGCCGCCGCTCTGCCAGACGCCACGTGGCAAAAGGCCGGTGACGGCAAGGGAAGTGAGCGTTTTGCCACAGCCGGATTCGCCGACCAGCGCCACCATTTCGCGGCGTTCGACGGTCAGACTGACATCACGCAACAGGGTGGCCTGGCGACTTTGCAGGCTAAGATGAGAGAGGGTTAACAGCGGCACAGGCGGCTCCCGACAACAGGCTTTGGTCGAGCATATCGGCAGCCGCCGTGGTTAACAAGTTGTTATTCAGCTGGTTTATGCATCGTCCTGGCCGACGCGGATAACTAGCTTGCCGAAGTTTTTCCCTTCCAGCAGGCCGATGAACGCCTCCGGCGCGTTCTCAAGGCCATCCACAATGTGCTCGCGGTAGTGAATGCGCCCTTCGGAAACCCACTGGCCCATTTCGCGCTGGAACTCTTCGATGCGGTGACCATAATCCTGGTTGATGATAAAGCCCTGCATACGGATGCGTTTTTTCAAAAGCGTGCCCATGAGCAGCGGCAGGCGATCCGGGCCAGGCGGCAGGTCGGTAGCGTTATAGCCTGAGACCAGACCGCATAGCGGCACGCGCGCGCCGGTGTTGAGCAGCGGCATCACGGCATCGAAAACTTTCCCGCCGACGTTCTCGTAGTAAACGTCAATGCCCTGCGGGCAGGCAGCGGCGAGTTTATCGGCGAAATCCGCCGCGCGGTGATCGATACACTCGTCAAAGCCCAGGTGTTCCACCGCGTAACGGCACTTCTCTTCACCGCCCGCCACGCCGACCACGCGACAGCCTTTGATTTTGCCTATTTGCCCGACGCTTGCGCCGACCGGGCCGGTCGCAGCGGCGACCACCAGCGTTTCACCCGCTTTCGGCGCGCCGATATCCAGCAGGCCCATATAGGCGGTAAATCCTGGCATGCCCAGCACGCCGAGGAACCACGACGGATGCTCAGGCGATTTTCCAAGCGGCGTCAGTTGTTTTGGATCGCAGATGGCGTAATCCTGCCAGCCGCTGTAGCCGACCACCCAGTCGCCGGGGTGGAAATCCGGATGACTCGATTTTTCCACCACGCCAACGGTGCCGCCGACCATCACTTCACCGATTTGCACCGGCGGCGAATAGGACGGCTCATCGCTCATGCGCCCGCGCATATACGGGTCGAGCGACAAATACACTGTGCGCACCAGCACCTGGCCTTCGCCCGGCTCGGCGATGGAATCTTCCTCAAGGCGAAAATTCTCCGCCACCGGTTTGCCATGCGGACGCGAAGCCAGCACCCAGCGGCGATTACGGGACGATGATTGAGTCATGTTGTTCTCCTTGTTTTCAGGGCGTCCAAAAAGCGTAGTGCATTCACGTCAACTGGCGACGTTATTCAGACGCACAATCAGATAGATGCACGGCGCGTCGCTCTGGTTGATGAAATGGCATTCATTCGGCGGGCCGAGTTCGAGGCAGTCGCCCTCATGCATCTGGTGGCGGATATTGCCTTCCTGAAACACCAGTTCACCCTGCTGAACCCAGATGAGCTGGCGGGCAAAGGCATAGGCCGAGGCTGGCATCGGGATGTCGCTGCCGGCGGGCAGTTCCACCTGAACCATATCCAGCGGCAGATCAGATTTCGGCGAGACGTGGCGGCGCAGATAGTGGCTCTGCGGATCGTGCCAGACCGGCTGATCGGCAAAGCGCAGCAGACGCCCTTCGTTCATCTCCGCGCGGGCGATAAGCGTGGACATGCTCAGCCCCAGCGCGCCGGAGAGCCGCCCTAACAGCGTCGCCGTCGGGCTACTTTCGCCGCGCTCAATTTTGTGGATCATGGCGCGGGAAACCCCGGCGCGCTCAGCGAGTTCGCTCAGCGACCAGCCGCGGGTTTCGCGCTCAACGCGAATGCGCTCACCAATCCGTTGATTTAATGTGTCGATTATATTATTCATAACGTAACATTATAGTGAACGACTGCCGGGGTTCAACCATGCTGATTCGCCATGCCACTGCGGACGACTGCGCCGCTATCGCTGAGATTTATAACTATGCGGTGTTACATACCGCCGCCATCTGGAATGACGCCACGGTCGATACTGAAAACCGCCTCGCCTGGTTTTATCAGCGCGGCAACGCGGGGTATCCGGTACTGGTGGCGGTTGAAGGCGAACTGGTCGTCGGTTACGCCTCGTTCGGCGACTGGCGCGCCTTTGACGGCTTTCGCCATACCGTTGAGCACTCGGTCTATGTGCACCCGGAGCACCACGGCAAAGGCATCGGCAAAGCGCTGATGACGCGGCTGATCGTCGAGGCGCGGGCTATCGGCAAGCATGTCATGGTGGCGGGCATTGAATCGCGCAACGCCGCCTCTATCGCGCTGCATGAAAAGCTCGGCTTTACCCTCACCGCGCAGATGCCGCAGGTAGGCACCAAATTTGGTCGCTGGCTGGATCTGACGTTTATGCAATTGCAGCTTGATAATCGCACCGAACCGGACGCCATTGGATGAACTCGTCATTAAGCCTGCTGTTCCTGACCGCCGCCGGTGTGGGGCTGGTGGTACAGAATATGCTGATGGTGCGGATCACGCAGTCGGCCTCCACGATCCTCATCGCCATGCTGCTCAATTCACTGGTAGGGATTGTGCTGTTCTGCGCCATTCTACTGCTGCGTAACGGCACGGCAGGGTTCAGCGAGCTTATCGCCACCGTACGCTGGTGGACGCTGCTGCCGGGGCTGCTCGGGTCGTTTTTCGTCTTCGCGAGCATTAACGGCTATCAGCATCTTGGTGCGGCCACGACGATTGCCGTGCTGGTCGCAAGCCAGCTGATTGGCGGGTTACTGTTTGATATTGCGCGCACCAGCGGCCTGACGCTGCGTATGCTCGCCGGGCCGGTGGCGGGCGCGGTGCTGCTGGTGATTGGCGCCTGGCTGGTCGCCAGGCGCACGTTCTGAAGGTTACGCTTTCGGTTTCTGCCCGCTGCGGCGCGCGCTGACGGTCGCCAGCGCCGCCCAGTCGAGTTGCTCATCACCGTGCGCCAGCGCGTCAAGGTAGTTATCGCGAAGCACCCCTGCAATTCCCATCGGTACGTTTTTACTCTCGGCCGCCTGCTGCGCGAGACGCACATCTTTAAGCCCCAGCTTCATGGTGAACCCTGCGGGCGTATAACGGTCTTCGGCAATCATCGCGCCATAGTTTTTATACGCAGGCGCGGAAAACAGCGTGCTGGTCAGCATACCGAGAAAATCGCCTTTGCCAACGTTATAGGCCTCGACCAGCGCCGACGCCTCGCCCATGGTCTCAATGGCGCTCGCCAGCATAAAGTTTGCCGCCAGTTTCACCGCCGCGGCCTGCGCCGGGTTGTCGCCGAAGGTCCAGGTTTTCTGGCCCAGCACGTCGAAAATCGGCTGCGCTTTCGCAAGCCACTGCGGCTCGCCCGCCGCGAGAATATTCAGATTGCCTGCGGCGGCAACATCCACGCGCCCGAGCACCGGAGCGGCGAGATAGCCGATGTTCCGCTGACGGGTCAGCGCGTCCATCGCTTCAGTCAGCGCCACGGAAACCGTCGCCATGTTGATCCACAGCGCCCCCGGCGCGAGCGACGCCAGCGCGCCCTGCTCCACCACGACGTTTTCAGTAACCGCGTCATCCGCCAGAATGGTGATGAGCACATCAGCGCCGTGAATATCTTTCGGGCTTGCCGCTACCTGCGCGCCGGATGCGCGCAATGCCTCTGCGGGCGCTGGCGAGCGGTTCCAGACCGTCACCGTAAAGCCCGCTTTAACCAGATTTTCCGCCATCGGCTGGCCCATGCCGCCAAGACCGAGAAAAGCAATATGCATAAAAATTCCTTAAAGTTTATAAAATGGTGCCGCCGCGGGTCAGCTCCGCCAGGCGTTCCTCCGCCTCGCGCTCGCGATCTTCTTTATGCTGACGGCCATGATGGGCAATCGCGGTGCGCAACTGCTGCTGCAGGTCGTAACGCTCCTCGCGGCTGAGCTGCACGTCATCGCTGAGCGCAATCAGCAGTTCATTCATCGGCGCTATCACGTGTTGTGCAATCACCGCGTCAACGCGGCGCTGCATGTCATCACGATGTGACATAAAACCTCCTTAAACGCATCGCCGCGGCAGGGGCCGCGGCGCAGTGCTTAATTGATTTTCGCTTTCGAGAAGTCGCTGCCCATCAGGCTTACGCTGTACCCCGTCACGTTACTGCGGGTCGCGTAGAAGGTGCGGCCATTGGCGAGCGGCACCCACGGTGCCTGCTGGTAGAAGATCTCCTGCGCCTGTACATACAGTTTAGCGCGTTCCGCAGGCGTGCTGACGCGCTTCGCCTGATCGATAAGCGCAGTGTATTTCTTATCGCACCAGCGCGCGGCGTTCGAGCCGCTCTGGATGCTGTCGCAGCTCAGCAGGACATCGGCAAAGTTATCCGGGTCGCCGTTGTCTGACATCCAGCCATATAGCGCGGTGTCGTGCTCACCTTTACGAATGCCGGAGAGGTATTCACCCCACTCATAGCTGACGATTTTCGCCTTCACGCCCACTTTCGCCCAGTCGCTCTGGATCATCTCGGCGATGCGGCGGGAGTTCGGGTTATACGGACGCTGCACCGGCATCGACCACAGCGTCGCTTCAAAGCCCTTCTCCAGCCCCGCCTGCTTCAGCAGCGCTTTCGCTTTTTCGGGATCGTAATCGTAGGTTTTCAGGTCTTTATCGTAACCGAGCATATTCGGCGGGATCGGCGATTTCGCCACCGTGCCGCTGCCCATAAAGACCGCGTTGATGATCGATTTTTTATCAACGGCGTAATTCAGCGCCTGGCGCACCAGCACGTTATCGAACGGTTTTTTCTCGGTGTTAAACGCGAGATAACCGACGTTCAGCGCCTCAACGCTGTGCAGCGTCAGGTTTTTATCGGCTTTAATCGCTTCGAACTGTACCGGGCTGGGGGCCGGGATAATCTGGCACTCGTTCGTTTTAAGCTTCGCGAGGCGCGTCTCGACGTTCGGAGTAATGGAGAAAATTAAATGCTTAGTCGGCACTTCGCCATCCC
This sequence is a window from Cronobacter sakazakii. Protein-coding genes within it:
- a CDS encoding NAD(P)-dependent oxidoreductase, producing the protein MHIAFLGLGGMGQPMAENLVKAGFTVTVWNRSPAPAEALRASGAQVAASPKDIHGADVLITILADDAVTENVVVEQGALASLAPGALWINMATVSVALTEAMDALTRQRNIGYLAAPVLGRVDVAAAGNLNILAAGEPQWLAKAQPIFDVLGQKTWTFGDNPAQAAAVKLAANFMLASAIETMGEASALVEAYNVGKGDFLGMLTSTLFSAPAYKNYGAMIAEDRYTPAGFTMKLGLKDVRLAQQAAESKNVPMGIAGVLRDNYLDALAHGDEQLDWAALATVSARRSGQKPKA
- a CDS encoding ABC transporter substrate-binding protein, whose product is MKTGKTLIGLLLSALLPASAIAANSDTLIYCSEASPESFNPQIASSGPSFVASSQVLYNRLVNFDPKTNTPVPSLATEWKVSPDGKTWTFTLRQGVKFNSNKFFKPTRDFNADDVIFSVMRQKDPNHPYHKVSQGNYEYFQDVGLDKLITEVKKLDDYHVQFTLSEPNAAFLADWGMDFASILSAEYADAMMKKGTPENVDNWPIGTGPYALQQYKVDSLIRYIANPNYWDGEVPTKHLIFSITPNVETRLAKLKTNECQIIPAPSPVQFEAIKADKNLTLHSVEALNVGYLAFNTEKKPFDNVLVRQALNYAVDKKSIINAVFMGSGTVAKSPIPPNMLGYDKDLKTYDYDPEKAKALLKQAGLEKGFEATLWSMPVQRPYNPNSRRIAEMIQSDWAKVGVKAKIVSYEWGEYLSGIRKGEHDTALYGWMSDNGDPDNFADVLLSCDSIQSGSNAARWCDKKYTALIDQAKRVSTPAERAKLYVQAQEIFYQQAPWVPLANGRTFYATRSNVTGYSVSLMGSDFSKAKIN
- a CDS encoding NADP-dependent oxidoreductase — translated: MTQSSSRNRRWVLASRPHGKPVAENFRLEEDSIAEPGEGQVLVRTVYLSLDPYMRGRMSDEPSYSPPVQIGEVMVGGTVGVVEKSSHPDFHPGDWVVGYSGWQDYAICDPKQLTPLGKSPEHPSWFLGVLGMPGFTAYMGLLDIGAPKAGETLVVAAATGPVGASVGQIGKIKGCRVVGVAGGEEKCRYAVEHLGFDECIDHRAADFADKLAAACPQGIDVYYENVGGKVFDAVMPLLNTGARVPLCGLVSGYNATDLPPGPDRLPLLMGTLLKKRIRMQGFIINQDYGHRIEEFQREMGQWVSEGRIHYREHIVDGLENAPEAFIGLLEGKNFGKLVIRVGQDDA
- a CDS encoding helix-turn-helix domain-containing protein — protein: MNNIIDTLNQRIGERIRVERETRGWSLSELAERAGVSRAMIHKIERGESSPTATLLGRLSGALGLSMSTLIARAEMNEGRLLRFADQPVWHDPQSHYLRRHVSPKSDLPLDMVQVELPAGSDIPMPASAYAFARQLIWVQQGELVFQEGNIRHQMHEGDCLELGPPNECHFINQSDAPCIYLIVRLNNVAS
- a CDS encoding DMT family transporter, with product MNSSLSLLFLTAAGVGLVVQNMLMVRITQSASTILIAMLLNSLVGIVLFCAILLLRNGTAGFSELIATVRWWTLLPGLLGSFFVFASINGYQHLGAATTIAVLVASQLIGGLLFDIARTSGLTLRMLAGPVAGAVLLVIGAWLVARRTF
- a CDS encoding DUF2526 family protein, which produces MSHRDDMQRRVDAVIAQHVIAPMNELLIALSDDVQLSREERYDLQQQLRTAIAHHGRQHKEDREREAEERLAELTRGGTIL
- a CDS encoding GNAT family N-acetyltransferase, giving the protein MLIRHATADDCAAIAEIYNYAVLHTAAIWNDATVDTENRLAWFYQRGNAGYPVLVAVEGELVVGYASFGDWRAFDGFRHTVEHSVYVHPEHHGKGIGKALMTRLIVEARAIGKHVMVAGIESRNAASIALHEKLGFTLTAQMPQVGTKFGRWLDLTFMQLQLDNRTEPDAIG